Within Bactrocera oleae isolate idBacOlea1 chromosome 6, idBacOlea1, whole genome shotgun sequence, the genomic segment ATTTTGGACGTTCAGTTTAtctggcagctatacgctatagtagtctgatattAGCAATTTCGACAAATAAAGACTTCGAGATCTCAAAACTGACGTATACCTATACAGGCGACCATGGCTATATAGGCTCATATATACTTCTACTTCTTATACTCTATAAAGACTGCTTCTGGGTATCATAAACTTCGTAGCAATCTTCATATACGTTACGTGTCAGGGAATCAgcaatatgtttaattttatactCCAGAGAatgcgaaaaaatataatagatatttttataaagccaGAAACtactaattttcaataaatgcgACACTACAACTATTAATCATAAGCTTATATATcacacaattatttataatttatatattatttatatattttataccacTTAAATATGGCTATAcgaaattcataaattattacCTGAAAATTTGTGAATATGGTGGCAGCACAATTAGccgaatattaaataaaagaaaaatatttaccatttaatttattaaaattgttggCCAATGAGgactttttctaaaaaacttggtttaatttacatacaaagtaATACTGAAGTAAATAGCGTGCACAAATACTCACAAAGCGGGAAGTTAGAGCctgaaaaacaagaatttacaAGTCAACATGATTACGAATTCCAACCCAAACGCATTTCACCAGTGGAAATCACCTTTTTTCAAACACAAATAATAAGctacacaaaaaaataactgCATGCGACAAAATAGTGGGAATTCACAAGTGCGGATGCGCAAATTTGCATAtccaaaacgaaataaaatagaattagaTTATGAAAAGTAgaatgcaaaataattttttgtctcAATACGcttcaaatacaacaaaaataaattttatttttaaccaaaatgcaatttttatttgaaacgaGAGTgaaataagttatttttattaatattcaaaatagCTTTCTTAGTTTGATGATACAGgctgtttcttgctaattttaTGTACATTTGTCTTAtgcgattttttattattaaaatattattataaaatgttttttaaaaatcactttTATTATATCACTTTTTTCATACCTTAAACTactgttaaataaaaaactttatacaGTATAAAATTTGTCTCATGcgattttttactaaataattttttttattgaatacttaagaaataatgtaaaaccacaatttattttgaaaattaaaatttaaacatcGGTCTTATgcgatatattattattattattattaaatctcGTGAAATGTCTTCTAATAAATATCTTTTGTTACATCACTTTTTTCATACCTTAAACTAttgctaaataaaaaactttatacaGCACAAAACTTGTCTCGTGCgattttctacttaataaatttttttattaaatactttaaattaatgtaaaacaacaactgttatacaaatttgaaagttaaaaatttttcttaggcgattttttattattaaaatccgATGACATTtcttttatcaaataaattttcttaccatatataacttttttgtaAGTACCTTGAACTATTGTTAAATAACcacttcaataaaaaaatatcttatgCGATAATTTTTTGAATCAGATGATGTATTTAATTACacacatttttgtttaatatggcaatattttatttagtactacaaattattattaaataacatTTATAATAACTTGATATGTTCAATCATGCAATTTAGTCATAAACTCTTAAAATTGCAAAGATAAGAACTTCTTTTTGTTTCCCTACcgacataaaattttttctcgTATGACATTGACGCTCTTCGAGTAATCACAATTTGACGCTTAGccataaaaaaatacacatacaaaactTCTGCTGTAGATAATTGTATatcatataaacacacatacgcatTCAGCGTTACTAAAGTTAAATCCACACTCActcaaaaaaaacaataaccgtatgaaaatataattatttcaaaaaaaaaacaaaatgtcaaCGCATTGCGGTACTCGGTGGCATTAACTAACCAACAACGACATTTCATATTTGACAGctgaatatttcattatttgtgGTGAAAATATCGGAAATGCTATTATGACTCATTTGCATGTAGCAGATACTTTTTCCTAGAAttgttgcaaaaaataaatactatcaaagctttgctttttttttgtagcatGCGACTTTTCAACCTTGGTATTGTTGagtttcacaaaatctttgcaTTTGTTGAGCTCTAACGACATTAATACTTAATAGTTCCAGTACATCAACGCATTGTTAACAATAACTTCGTTTCTTAGTTGAAAtccataataaattatattaatgtttaTACATTGTAAACAAGTTTTTAAACGTGGTCTCAATGTGATAACTGCAGAACACCttagcgtatgagtaacattttgcTATATAATATGGTCTTTTCTCATAATGCACCAATAccatatttgtttttaacttaTGCACCAAAAATATCAAGCAAAAGGAAACAGATATCTAAAAAGAATTTTAGCTCATACTATGTCATAGTAATTTTCCtccatagaaaaaaaattatctaacaTAGTACAGTTTTCAACTACATAGTTTCAGTAATTTTATACTGACTAAAATAACACAATCAATTTTTGTagcattttttaagtattttggttatttttctCTCATATAAATTctcttcatatatataataaaaatattgatcaaTTTAAGCGATTTCATAAAGAAATTAAGTGGGCATCAGGGTATTAATAGGTATATATAAGAAGGTGCTAAAAATGGATAACATCGATTCAGTATTTCCTCTATTccctgtttaaaaaaaaaattatgaacttaTGAAACACATCAGGTTAAACGGCAAAAATAAAACGCGTCTCAAAAAGTCAACTGTCTCTAGTTtgcaaacaaaatgaaattttggTCAAAAGCATACGGGTTTCGACATTGTAGGGTCTCTGGTAATGGCTGATCAAAATTGAAGAAATCCGATatgataaacaataaaaatactgaaaatgaATTTTGCAGAAATAGCCCTCCAAAGTGCGGCATGATACATCTAACATGTATCAAGCTTCCAAATGCCGAATAAGAGGGCTCCTGTGATTATGGTAGATTTCATACAGATAATATCGAcgaaatatcttaatgaaagcaaatgtacatattttcctcataataattttttggataAATCGCTTCAGCCCTTACCCTAGCCGACACATCTACCGAATGATATTGGTAGAGACATTCATTgactttttattggtttttatttgacattaatgaaataaattatgagatcttattaaaattttaaaattaaaaaatatgaaacacaACTCATTGAACCTCAAACAATAAGACATTTTATGGACTCGTGATATACGATGAATTCAAAACAAGCgccaaaactaaaaatttatattcataatgcacaaaaatcacaaaactaaaatatgcaaaatcgCACAGTGAGTTTATTCACATTGCCATATGGTACTTGTTGCTCTCTCTTTATTATGGAAACGAAAAATTCAATCCAcccatacatttatattttgtcagttatacatacttgtacatagtcTGCATAAtgcattattattgttattattattattagaattgcatattttagcataagaacaaaacaaaattgttgaaattagtTCGGCCCATCATTTCAGGTGAACATCCGGAGGCGATGCAAACCGGCTCATCCGGCTGTCAGTTCAGTTGGCTAACAATTTTCCTGCTCGCCGCCGTCGTGCTCGGCTATCAGCAGCAAAATTTCGTACATAATGCAACGAGCGTTGtcggcacaacaacaacaaccacagcaacaaaaacaataatagcaGCAAAATCAAATGCAAGCGAGAGTGTTGTTGCAGCGCACAAaagcgcaacaacagcaacagaagCAAAAGGCACAGTTAACCGTCAATTGCTGCACATAAAGCAAACAATGGCTGATGCAActgtagcaacaacaaatacaataacacGACAAGCAACAACTGTAATGCACAAAAGCGAAATGatactaaaaacaacaaaaacagcaataacagGAGCAGATTTACTAGCTGTAGACATATATGTTGCCCTTGCAACAGCACAGAAAGCAATATCGGATCAACAAAATAGCAACGGCACAGCAAAGGAAAAAGCAACAATAGTTGCTACATGcccggcaacaacaataacaacacgaAACTTGCCTGCAACCATGGCAACAAGTTCAAGTGTGTCCGTAAAGGACTCGACTATTTCCATTACTCCgccaaaagcagcaacaacaaaagtgacaacaacaacaacggcaacaacaaaaagttgctGTAATACAATGAATATACCCACCAGCTCAAACGCCAAGAGTCACAACGACACAGCCGCCGGCAATGCAGCCACCCAATTCCAGCGAACACAAGAAAATAGTAGAGGCAGGGCCACGCCCACCACCTGCGGCGCTAGTGTGAGATGCACTAAGCCCAAAAtcgactgcaataatatgataAACAAAACTGCGTCCAAAAGAGGCAATGTAAATTTCGCTCACTTTTGCAAcagtagcagcaacaataacaacaataaaagtggCAGCAACAGCAGTAGGCACACTTCAGCAGCGACTACGAACAGCACACGCTCAAAAAGTCATGTGACAAACGTAAGctgcagcaatagcaacaacaactgcatcaatagcaacaacaacaacaacggtatcAGCCATCAGACGACGTGCCACTACGCCTACTACGACGTCAGATGATGCGTTTATGTCGGTGGACAGCGGCCCGTGCATTGATAACGGTACTACTCGTACTGTTAAATGGAAAATTATCATTTCAATGGTAAAATAGTTCGATGACAAAATAATGGTCACGCAAATTGCTTGGCATATATGAGGTTGCAACGCATAAACACATAGCCGTCGGCTAGTACCGTAAGTGTGTATCTGTGTGACTGTATGTGCGTTTGCGTGTATGTGGTAGCTTGCAACTCTTTTATCTGCCAGCTACTTAAAAGCAGGCTAAGCACCGATGCCATATTCAATGAAGCGTTTCATTATTGGCTACGAATTTTTAAcaggaatttttattttgatttcgaagcatggaaattacaaaaaaaaaactcaaaatatgaaaacaaaaaaatatttacaaatttcataCCAACTTGACGCGGTTGCTGGTATGCACGGGTGCGCGCACGCATGAAAGTGTACATGTGAACTGTTAGTTAATAAAATGCTTGAGTTGtaagtgaaaaattaatataattacaaatatattagaatttagtaaaaaacaatgataaaataatataaactaaataGTTAAGTAAACATTATATTATAGTATAGCTAATAATATGGGcgttaaaaatgcaaaaaatggtgaccttttgtgaattttgttttaaatttatttataacatttaattagcatgccaaaatttttaaaatttttgtattaagtgGCACGGATAGTgggaatttaaaaacaaaaactatttttttcctatttcgataggttatacCTTTAGTAATAATGTACGCAAATTTTAAGTCGATATCTCGAATATTGTTTTACTTACAACCTTCTAAAGTGTatccgctcagttcaatcagctccatcagtttatctttaaacgttttttcaaaactacaattttcaaattttttgagtGATTACTCAGATATAAATGAGCCGACCGCTACCAAATATTTTCAGCAtattctgtatatacatacaatagttCTACATACCTTTACGTGCCAGTTTTTCGGTCAAAAACGgtttttgggtaaaattcaactAACTAAAATTCAACTGTAGGTCATTGAATGGACAACATTTTCTAGtacttttttttgaagttttcttCACAGAAAACGCTCGAATCACTGCAATAGTGGAGGCCTTCTTTTTGACCGCTGTCTGTTTTTCCTTCAAAAATTTTTCtgtgtacgaggtgtgttcagaaaataacgggtgttttaaaattttcgcgGAATTCTGGCCAAAAAAAATACAGTaacaatttccaaaaataaagagaaccttAAAGGGCCGTCATTTTACAAGATACATGAAAATTGCTGAAACACCTATTACAGCTAAAGGCTAtcccaaaaatcgaatttttgaaGTGTGTTGAAGATTGGAAAAtgcgctggcataagtgcataatatcgaatggggACCGTTACTTTTTGAATACACCTCGCATTTTAAAAGGATTTATAAATAcactcttaaaaattttaaatcaatttatgaggttttttttttttttaattccaaaaaatttcggTTTTTTAGGCTATTACACTAGTTGTTCCTCtcacaaaaatacatatgtatggtaagtagaTTTTGTCTAAGCACTGTTGCATATTTTCAAGGGTATGAGcgtaacataacaaaaaaacttgCTAAACTAAATTAACTGTTACACTATTAAAATTCTTGGTGatgaaatttcgtaaatatattatatataccatataaatatatatatctcaatAAGTTATGAGAAATATAGTAAATAGTGTATGTCCCATTCAAAACCGTTACCGACTTAACTAgtcaaaaattacaacaaatttccatacaaattgatggCATTAAGTTCCTTCGGCGTGTTACTTTGCGACCTCTATTTACCGGTTGTGCTACC encodes:
- the dpr6 gene encoding uncharacterized protein dpr6 — its product is MWAHNMALMVRGFSYETRWLLLLIVMCDMTNGGVQGPMESYNSLEEHLHALSTTQYPHTTVGYVHPKWIEPYFDPSTPRNVTALMGKSAYLSCRVRNLGNKTVSWIRHRDIHILTVGAYTYTSDQRFQATHHQDSDDWTLQIKWAQKRDAGMYECQISTQPVRSYFVRLNVVVPTATILGGPDLHVDKGSTINLTCTVKFSPEPPAYIFWYHHEEVINYDSSRGGVSVITEKGDVTTSFLLIQNADLADSGKYSCAPSNADVASVRVHVLNGEHPEAMQTGSSGCQFSWLTIFLLAAVVLGYQQQNFVHNATSVVGTTTTTTATKTIIAAKSNASESVVAAHKSATTATEAKGTVNRQLLHIKQTMADATVATTNTITRQATTVMHKSEMILKTTKTAITGADLLAVDIYVALATAQKAISDQQNSNGTAKEKATIVATCPATTITTRNLPATMATSSSVSVKDSTISITPPKAATTKVTTTTTATTKSCCNTMNIPTSSNAKSHNDTAAGNAATQFQRTQENSRGRATPTTCGASVRCTKPKIDCNNMINKTASKRGNVNFAHFCNSSSNNNNNKSGSNSSRHTSAATTNSTRSKSHVTNVSCSNSNNNCINSNNNNNGISHQTTCHYAYYDVR